The DNA sequence GCTGCTGCACGACGCGGCCCGGCCGCTGGTCCACCCCGATCTGGTCGGTGCGGTGCTGGCCCGGACACGCGAGGACGGGGGGGCTGTGCCGGGCCTGGCCGCGGACGACGTCGTCGAGGTGGATGCCGGGCACCTGGTCGCCCAGGTGCCCGGCGCGATCCGCGTCCAGACGCCTCAGGGCTTCCGGGCCGGACCGCTGCTCGAGGCCTATGAACAGGCGGAGCGTGAAGGCTTCTCGGGAACGGACACTTCGTCCTGCATGGAGCGGTACTCCTCCCTGCCGATCCGGTGGGTCCCCGGTGCGCCCGAGAACCTGAAGATCACCTACCCTCACGACCTGGTCGTCGCGGAGCGGCTGCTCGCCCGCTAAGCGCAGGCGG is a window from the Amycolatopsis sp. NBC_00355 genome containing:
- a CDS encoding IspD/TarI family cytidylyltransferase; protein product: MEKTAAAVVLASGAGTRVGAKLNKVYLPLAGRRVVAWSLDAFARVPGIGVLVLVIRPQDTELAQEVLGSFANEVEVVHGGATRQASELNALRHLAPRIRGGRVDAVLLHDAARPLVHPDLVGAVLARTREDGGAVPGLAADDVVEVDAGHLVAQVPGAIRVQTPQGFRAGPLLEAYEQAEREGFSGTDTSSCMERYSSLPIRWVPGAPENLKITYPHDLVVAERLLAR